A genomic region of Candidatus Binatia bacterium contains the following coding sequences:
- a CDS encoding glycosyltransferase: MRTLFLSWDRLGGSMAGSAIRSLELAQAVARRGVEVGIAAPSGSELPAGSDLQLIQFEQGSAPAPAVAEADSVFVPGRVELMHAIRKPMAVDLYDPFVLSNLDFFGEDFNRGGGRALLALRWLQHHLVNGDFFLCASETQRHFWLGMLAAAGRLNRANYEGDPLLQRLMGIVPFGLASEKPSAEGSVLRGVIPGIGASDRIVLWAGGMWNWVDPVTLVRAGAKLRETRPDVKIVLLGATHPNPDIGEMQVAREARDLARDLDPRGEGFFFLDWVPYDRRHLYLLESDVGVSLHRPGIESEFAFRTRLLDYLWCDLPMVLTEGDELATKLEGAGLGLAVGAGDVAGVAAAVDQILEMPRTAERQQAFQEQRSALAWDRVAEPLVEFCQAPRRAPDREGNAWVAGISRADVPRKEAAMIADEFNGTARSISSPLGADHSCRQKFAAAFDGLAQVDVLLGRSGAPEDGNLVFELRHQGGLVARVLMSVRDLTEEGWQRFEFRPIPHSRGREFEFSIRVAAHDGEILCERVWVQHTDYGDVTAGSGCQPAFIARYLIDGVAPETGVPEDEFLFLHNTSLPLLPGDELSESKNYFASGDATDFEGIQAAVAEVALRATRAEERVIGLESRLASVAQHRAHVEVRYRGLLFPIYYELLRFCRLGAHGLRGAMQGILLTLLVLMGVPLAILVGIGILLTDLISRGRSISSDPSDAARVRSGDPVSVVIPTWNGQELLAMSLPPLAAAIEEHGHPDDEVLVVDNASEDETLDYLASLQEKMPFLRVVRMERNEGFAGATNEGARQARNPALVLLNNDMVVEPDFLQPLLDAFDQEPGVFGVSSQIDFIDPGKPRWETGKVHAEFAWGCVKLFHLDRFEEDLHYPIFFAGGGASAYDRSRFLQLGGFDEAVFSPVYIEDVDLGYRAWRRGWPSVLAPASRVHHKHRGTTRRRWSEATIHSFFVKNLAALVWKNISSWRLLLPHLAGLTILPTRILAEIGPAAAFAAVRGLYRQVPAVLKARFRENAVCRPLSDREVFKLSRSRAAYRGRFHPEGEGGRPQILVISPYSPVPAVHGGAVRISNLLREMGKRADVTVLSLADTEAETDPRSLAELAKLCREALIVPRDTGSSRGGWLAPTKLRGFHSARLAEEIRECMERRSFSVVQVEYTHMAHFLPPPTEGVLRVLVEHDVSFVALERARRLPGSLLRKVGLWIDGLRTFRQEILAVESADRAITMSENDRDVLAKFLPSENLRVVPNGVDCAAFPFRPLSETNPVILFVGFFRHEPNVEAALYFAREVLPLIHQTLPNARFRIVGAYPPPEVLDLPSVDERVEVAGWVDSTACEYQAASVFVAPVLRGSGTRLKILEAMASGAAVVSTTIGAEGILAGSGEIRVADDPDTFAEAVLETLGNSTMREAQVRAARQLVESRYDWGAIGRELFAAYGLEEDVE, translated from the coding sequence GTGAGAACACTTTTCCTGAGTTGGGACCGACTTGGTGGCTCGATGGCGGGATCGGCTATCCGCTCGCTGGAGCTGGCGCAGGCTGTTGCGCGTCGTGGGGTCGAGGTTGGTATTGCTGCTCCCTCCGGGAGTGAATTGCCGGCCGGATCTGATTTGCAGTTGATCCAATTCGAACAAGGCTCAGCTCCAGCTCCAGCTGTCGCTGAGGCCGACTCGGTTTTTGTACCGGGGCGCGTTGAGTTGATGCATGCGATCCGGAAGCCGATGGCGGTCGATCTATACGATCCGTTTGTTCTTTCGAATCTGGATTTCTTTGGCGAAGATTTCAATCGGGGCGGAGGGCGCGCTCTGCTGGCGTTACGCTGGTTGCAGCATCATTTGGTCAACGGAGACTTCTTTCTCTGCGCGAGCGAGACACAGCGTCATTTCTGGCTCGGGATGCTGGCCGCAGCCGGTCGATTGAATCGCGCAAACTACGAGGGCGATCCTCTTTTGCAGCGCCTGATGGGTATTGTCCCCTTCGGTCTTGCGTCCGAGAAGCCATCGGCCGAGGGGTCTGTCCTGCGTGGGGTGATTCCCGGGATCGGGGCATCGGATCGTATTGTGCTGTGGGCAGGTGGCATGTGGAACTGGGTCGATCCCGTCACTTTGGTCCGCGCCGGAGCGAAATTGCGTGAGACCCGCCCTGACGTGAAAATCGTACTTCTCGGAGCGACTCATCCGAACCCGGATATCGGGGAGATGCAGGTGGCACGCGAGGCAAGAGACCTGGCGCGCGATCTGGATCCACGCGGTGAGGGATTCTTTTTTCTCGATTGGGTGCCCTATGATCGCCGCCACCTATATCTGCTCGAAAGTGATGTGGGGGTGAGCCTGCATCGGCCGGGGATAGAGTCGGAATTCGCCTTTCGGACTCGCCTGCTGGATTACCTCTGGTGCGACTTGCCGATGGTGTTGACCGAAGGCGACGAGCTGGCCACAAAGCTCGAAGGAGCCGGGCTGGGACTTGCTGTGGGTGCCGGTGATGTCGCGGGAGTCGCGGCTGCCGTCGATCAGATCCTGGAAATGCCGCGGACGGCCGAGCGTCAGCAAGCCTTTCAAGAGCAACGATCAGCGCTGGCTTGGGATCGGGTGGCCGAGCCCTTGGTGGAATTTTGTCAGGCGCCGCGCCGCGCTCCGGATCGAGAAGGGAATGCATGGGTCGCCGGTATTTCTCGCGCGGATGTACCGCGCAAGGAAGCCGCGATGATCGCCGACGAATTCAACGGCACCGCGCGCTCAATCTCTTCGCCGCTCGGAGCCGACCATAGCTGCCGGCAGAAGTTCGCCGCTGCGTTTGACGGCTTGGCGCAGGTCGACGTTCTGCTCGGTCGGTCGGGTGCGCCGGAAGACGGCAACCTTGTCTTCGAACTCCGCCATCAAGGGGGTTTGGTGGCACGTGTTCTCATGTCGGTGCGGGATCTGACGGAGGAGGGTTGGCAACGCTTTGAATTCCGACCGATCCCGCATTCGCGGGGGCGCGAGTTTGAATTCTCGATTCGTGTGGCCGCGCATGACGGAGAAATTCTATGTGAGAGGGTCTGGGTCCAACATACAGATTATGGTGATGTGACCGCCGGCTCAGGCTGCCAGCCGGCTTTTATCGCGCGCTATCTGATTGATGGTGTCGCTCCCGAGACCGGGGTTCCGGAAGACGAATTCCTTTTTCTCCACAATACCAGCCTGCCGCTTTTGCCCGGAGACGAACTTTCCGAGAGTAAAAATTATTTCGCTTCCGGCGACGCGACCGACTTCGAGGGGATTCAGGCAGCGGTTGCTGAAGTGGCCTTGCGCGCGACTCGCGCCGAGGAGCGGGTGATCGGATTGGAATCACGCCTTGCCTCGGTCGCGCAGCACCGGGCCCATGTCGAAGTGCGCTACCGGGGATTGCTGTTTCCGATTTATTATGAGCTCCTGCGCTTCTGTCGCCTCGGCGCACATGGTCTTCGTGGCGCGATGCAGGGGATCCTGCTGACGCTTCTGGTTCTGATGGGCGTGCCTCTTGCGATTCTGGTCGGGATCGGAATCTTGCTGACCGACCTGATTTCCCGTGGCCGTTCGATTTCTTCGGACCCCTCAGATGCCGCGCGCGTGCGGTCCGGAGATCCGGTTTCGGTGGTGATCCCGACCTGGAACGGACAGGAGTTGCTGGCGATGAGCCTGCCGCCGCTGGCCGCCGCCATCGAAGAGCACGGCCACCCGGATGACGAAGTCCTCGTTGTCGATAACGCGAGTGAAGACGAGACGCTGGATTACCTGGCCTCCCTGCAGGAGAAAATGCCGTTCCTGCGTGTCGTACGCATGGAGCGCAACGAGGGTTTTGCAGGTGCCACCAATGAAGGGGCCCGTCAGGCACGCAACCCGGCTCTGGTCCTTCTGAACAATGATATGGTCGTGGAGCCCGATTTCCTGCAGCCTCTTCTGGACGCTTTTGATCAGGAGCCCGGCGTTTTCGGTGTTTCCAGCCAGATTGATTTTATCGACCCGGGCAAACCGCGATGGGAGACGGGCAAGGTTCACGCCGAGTTTGCGTGGGGGTGTGTGAAGCTCTTTCATCTGGACCGCTTCGAAGAAGATCTTCATTACCCTATTTTCTTCGCAGGGGGTGGAGCATCGGCCTACGATCGCAGCCGCTTTCTTCAGTTGGGTGGTTTTGATGAGGCGGTGTTTTCGCCGGTCTATATCGAGGACGTGGATCTTGGCTACCGTGCCTGGCGGCGAGGGTGGCCGTCGGTGCTGGCACCTGCCTCGCGCGTCCATCATAAACATCGGGGTACCACCCGACGTCGCTGGAGCGAGGCGACGATCCACTCGTTCTTTGTCAAAAACCTCGCGGCATTGGTGTGGAAGAACATTTCCTCCTGGAGGCTTTTGCTACCCCATCTGGCAGGCTTGACGATTCTGCCAACGCGAATCCTTGCCGAAATCGGCCCGGCAGCGGCCTTCGCTGCGGTGCGTGGGCTTTACCGGCAGGTGCCTGCCGTTCTGAAGGCGCGGTTTCGGGAAAATGCGGTATGCCGCCCGCTCTCGGATCGCGAGGTTTTCAAATTGTCGCGCTCGCGTGCTGCCTACCGTGGGCGGTTTCACCCCGAAGGGGAAGGGGGGCGTCCCCAGATATTGGTGATTTCGCCATACAGTCCCGTACCGGCGGTGCATGGCGGTGCGGTGCGGATCTCCAACCTGCTGCGCGAAATGGGCAAGCGGGCGGATGTGACGGTCCTTTCGCTGGCCGATACCGAAGCTGAGACCGACCCACGCAGTCTGGCAGAATTGGCGAAACTCTGTCGGGAGGCGCTGATCGTTCCTCGCGACACGGGCAGCAGTCGAGGCGGCTGGTTGGCTCCGACCAAATTGCGCGGCTTTCACTCGGCACGGCTCGCGGAGGAAATCCGGGAGTGCATGGAGCGCCGCTCGTTTAGCGTCGTTCAGGTGGAATACACACATATGGCTCATTTCCTTCCGCCACCGACCGAAGGCGTTCTGCGGGTATTGGTCGAACACGATGTCAGTTTCGTTGCTCTGGAGCGCGCGCGCCGGCTGCCCGGCTCGCTGTTGCGGAAGGTCGGCCTGTGGATCGATGGGTTGCGAACTTTTCGTCAGGAAATTCTTGCGGTTGAAAGTGCCGATCGCGCGATCACGATGAGCGAAAACGATCGCGATGTTCTCGCGAAATTCCTTCCTTCGGAGAATCTGCGCGTCGTTCCCAACGGGGTAGACTGTGCGGCTTTCCCGTTTCGCCCTCTGAGCGAAACCAATCCGGTAATTCTCTTTGTCGGATTCTTCCGTCATGAACCAAATGTCGAGGCGGCCCTCTACTTCGCGCGGGAAGTCCTGCCCCTGATCCATCAAACGCTACCGAACGCACGGTTTCGAATCGTCGGTGCCTATCCGCCGCCCGAAGTGCTGGATCTTCCATCTGTCGATGAACGAGTTGAGGTCGCCGGTTGGGTGGATTCAACCGCTTGCGAGTACCAAGCCGCCTCGGTGTTTGTGGCGCCGGTTTTGCGCGGCTCGGGGACCCGCTTGAAGATTCTCGAAGCGATGGCCAGCGGCGCAGCCGTGGTCTCGACCACGATCGGCGCTGAGGGTATTCTGGCCGGAAGTGGTGAAATCCGAGTGGCCGACGATCCGGATACTTTCGCAGAGGCGGTTTTGGAAACACTCGGAAACTCGACAATGCGCGAGGCGCAGGTGAGAGCAGCCCGGCAGTTGGTCGAATCCCGATACGATTGGGGCGCGATTGGTCGCGAGCTTTTTGCGGCTTATGGATTGGAGGAAGACGTTGAGTAG
- a CDS encoding YIP1 family protein gives MADYHLGRDEQELGVFPEHEIREGLLTGRFLPTDLAWMAGMTDWQPLESLPAFSPPQQETMPPEMNQAAPEAQYGPPFEDRDTVGFFTALFTTISLVLTQPRDTFSSMRRDGGFGTPLFFLLAVGWPMVILSTTLFSDGSLRMLGEYDFSGQSFDRVLGGPGFFEIAYLMGYPFMVIFGQFLGAAITHVCLLAVGGANHSYETTFRVSCYTTGAASVFQLLPILGPLLILVWGGIIQVVGLAAAHGTGLGRVVLALVIPILVLVTIVLGGVFGLSGSLFQ, from the coding sequence ATGGCAGATTATCACCTTGGGCGAGACGAGCAGGAGTTGGGTGTTTTCCCCGAGCACGAGATTCGGGAAGGTCTTCTGACGGGTCGTTTTCTACCCACGGACCTTGCCTGGATGGCGGGGATGACAGACTGGCAACCCCTCGAATCACTGCCGGCGTTTTCGCCGCCGCAACAGGAAACGATGCCTCCGGAAATGAACCAAGCGGCCCCGGAGGCCCAATACGGACCGCCTTTCGAGGACCGCGATACAGTAGGGTTTTTCACCGCGTTATTTACCACGATCAGTCTGGTGCTGACGCAACCTCGGGACACCTTTAGTTCCATGCGACGTGATGGGGGGTTTGGCACTCCCCTCTTTTTCCTGCTCGCCGTCGGTTGGCCGATGGTGATCCTGTCGACCACTCTCTTCTCGGATGGTTCGCTTCGTATGCTGGGAGAGTACGACTTCAGCGGACAGAGCTTCGATCGTGTTCTCGGGGGCCCCGGCTTTTTCGAGATCGCCTATCTCATGGGCTACCCGTTCATGGTGATTTTCGGCCAATTCCTCGGTGCGGCTATCACGCACGTCTGCCTGCTCGCAGTGGGTGGCGCCAATCATTCCTACGAGACGACCTTTCGGGTCAGTTGCTATACCACCGGTGCTGCTTCCGTTTTCCAACTCCTTCCGATTCTCGGACCACTGCTGATCTTGGTGTGGGGAGGCATCATTCAGGTGGTGGGTCTCGCGGCGGCTCACGGGACCGGACTCGGTCGAGTGGTGCTCGCATTGGTGATTCCGATACTGGTGCTTGTGACCATCGTTCTTGGTGGAGTCTTCGGCTTGAGCGGGAGCCTCTTCCAATAA
- a CDS encoding Zn-dependent alcohol dehydrogenase — MKAVVFRGEGKYGVEEVKLDPPQAGEVKIKMGATGVCHSDLSVINGVLPLPSPIILGHEGAGTVSELGDGVTGLEVGDHVVLSFIPQCGTCNECRNGRFVFCEAGAPHGKMIDGTARVHGADGEDLNVMQFLGCMAEEAVVPATACVKADTSLPFDRAALIGCGVTTGVGAAFNTAKVTPGSTVAVFGCGGIGLSVIQGAKLSGAKQIIAVDLADNKLEMARSFGATDTINGGDGLAVMTIHEMTGGGVDFAFEAVGAPALMSATYDACRRGGTATIVGVGSLTDSFPINALMVSMSGKTLKGSMYGDANPHVDFPMLINLYQQGKLNLDDMISATYTIDEAAKAFEDMESNKNARGVITYN, encoded by the coding sequence ATGAAGGCAGTCGTCTTTCGAGGTGAAGGAAAATACGGGGTCGAAGAAGTCAAACTCGATCCGCCCCAAGCGGGCGAAGTGAAAATTAAAATGGGCGCCACCGGCGTTTGCCATTCAGACCTTTCGGTCATCAACGGAGTACTACCTTTGCCCAGCCCCATCATTCTGGGACACGAAGGCGCCGGCACCGTATCCGAGCTGGGCGACGGCGTCACCGGTCTGGAAGTTGGAGACCACGTCGTTCTATCGTTCATCCCTCAGTGCGGCACCTGCAACGAATGCCGCAACGGTCGCTTTGTTTTCTGCGAAGCGGGAGCACCCCACGGAAAAATGATCGACGGCACCGCCCGCGTTCATGGCGCTGATGGCGAAGACCTCAACGTCATGCAATTCCTCGGCTGCATGGCCGAAGAAGCCGTCGTGCCGGCCACAGCCTGCGTCAAGGCAGATACCTCGCTTCCCTTCGATCGGGCGGCCCTGATCGGCTGCGGCGTCACCACTGGCGTGGGAGCAGCCTTTAATACAGCCAAGGTCACTCCGGGCTCGACGGTCGCAGTTTTCGGTTGCGGCGGCATCGGCCTTTCGGTCATTCAGGGTGCCAAGCTTTCCGGAGCCAAGCAAATCATTGCCGTCGATCTAGCCGACAACAAACTCGAAATGGCACGAAGCTTCGGAGCCACCGACACCATCAATGGTGGCGACGGCCTCGCTGTGATGACCATCCACGAAATGACAGGTGGCGGCGTCGACTTTGCTTTTGAGGCTGTGGGCGCCCCCGCGCTGATGTCAGCCACATACGATGCCTGCCGACGTGGCGGCACCGCCACGATCGTGGGCGTCGGCAGCCTGACCGACAGTTTCCCGATCAATGCCCTGATGGTTTCGATGTCAGGCAAAACCCTCAAGGGGAGCATGTATGGCGATGCCAACCCGCACGTCGATTTCCCGATGCTCATCAACCTCTACCAGCAGGGCAAGCTGAATCTCGATGATATGATCAGCGCCACCTACACCATTGACGAGGCGGCCAAGGCCTTCGAGGACATGGAATCGAACAAAAATGCTCGCGGAGTGATCACCTACAACTGA
- the lspA gene encoding signal peptidase II: MLVGCIAGVIVLLDQWTKLWVDADMRLYQSIPVIDGFFSLTYVRNSGAAFSMFADFPASFRKPFFMVVTIVAVVGIGWFTRTTPREDKLTLVACGCILGGALGNAIDRLAYGSVIDFLDVFVGDWHWPAFNVADAFITTGVILLLLAGFFVRGPEDPAEGSSH, from the coding sequence CTGTTGGTGGGGTGCATCGCCGGTGTGATCGTTCTCCTCGATCAGTGGACCAAGCTCTGGGTGGATGCGGACATGCGCCTCTATCAGTCCATTCCGGTGATCGATGGGTTTTTCTCTCTCACCTATGTGCGGAACAGTGGGGCCGCCTTCAGCATGTTTGCCGATTTTCCGGCATCCTTCCGGAAGCCCTTTTTCATGGTCGTCACGATTGTTGCGGTGGTCGGGATAGGCTGGTTCACCCGAACGACGCCACGCGAGGACAAGCTTACGCTGGTCGCCTGCGGTTGTATTTTAGGAGGCGCTCTGGGGAATGCGATCGATCGTCTCGCCTATGGCTCGGTGATCGATTTTCTGGACGTGTTTGTCGGTGATTGGCATTGGCCGGCGTTCAATGTCGCCGATGCGTTTATCACAACCGGAGTCATTCTTTTGCTGTTGGCAGGGTTCTTCGTGCGTGGACCGGAGGATCCTGCAGAGGGTTCGTCCCATTAG
- a CDS encoding twin-arginine translocation signal domain-containing protein → MERRDFLYTASSVGLMATLAPWFGIGDADARSGTAAQTEGLQEDDLIYLSTRRKDGSWSSQAPIWFWYNENTIYFTCSPDSFKGKRLKESGPVRIRVGQADGPEIIGEATRIKDLDLVDTLGEAWSAKYWISWLGLFRPRRERIENGKTLAYQVKLS, encoded by the coding sequence ATGGAAAGACGGGATTTTCTCTACACTGCCTCCTCTGTCGGCCTCATGGCCACTCTGGCTCCATGGTTCGGAATTGGCGACGCAGACGCTCGAAGCGGCACAGCAGCACAAACCGAAGGCCTGCAGGAAGATGATCTCATCTATCTATCAACCCGCCGGAAAGATGGCTCCTGGAGCAGTCAGGCTCCCATCTGGTTCTGGTATAATGAGAACACGATCTATTTCACCTGTTCGCCTGACAGCTTCAAAGGCAAGCGCCTGAAGGAAAGCGGCCCGGTCCGGATACGTGTCGGCCAAGCCGACGGTCCGGAAATCATCGGGGAAGCCACCCGCATCAAAGACCTCGACCTGGTCGATACGCTCGGCGAAGCCTGGAGTGCAAAGTACTGGATTTCCTGGCTGGGCCTGTTTCGTCCCCGTCGCGAAAGAATCGAGAACGGCAAGACATTGGCCTATCAGGTGAAACTTTCCTGA